A genomic segment from Papilio machaon chromosome 20, ilPapMach1.1, whole genome shotgun sequence encodes:
- the LOC106714656 gene encoding zinc finger protein 470 yields the protein MEHIKVCRICLVMDVRMHNLQAYPLGTYFENVTGVNLIKMTDLPPFACYECTTLIKKFNNFRERCLRGQTALYGILQTSGKISTEDVKQIDRNYFHLTSNFLFSNIKTCEDFCMNYEDSKKNIKNEPFEQTDNLEYNIELDVNSIKQESNFDDYASLSMSSDDNEPLSLHKSGKGKKVKLVKKKARKKRNNGECTEMSENSLAEFLIETEEKESDIVQSLLDTKRKKRGRPKKNAKPVEKLRKYTEHEEELDVEEYVTVITLSLEEQIEEVKKRKTSSNYLNSAYKCDLCYKGFIHTEAWNHHLRKHDPSAGEMECCVCKFRFKTKRILLKHTANHEKKYACKACSYVSRTPTQARQHQRWHKGVTYKCQYCDEISTKWTSYLSHVRIKHPSQHICGACGYSFVSSLGLAMHRTMMHKDLDLSKEKSEKVSDGDEVDDKGRYCADCEVHFMSEEAWKRHLVTSVKHVPSYIFNNGCRVCGEIFNNPEELRIHHRQKHARKRPTNYGKKPSNHDNKWPTNCEHCSEEIPNAREYWVHFRRVHPDKTYPIPKNHICDVCGKGFRGNAFLAYHKRTHSEERAFKCPQCPKAFHNRINLQMHARTHSDARPHPCTLCCKAFKCKAALDRHTRCHTGVKPYECGICGKAFAQSNSCKLHVRTVHLKQPSPYLSRARLERRARLAPHQAANQTPNQPHQTTLY from the exons ATGGAACACATAAAAGTGTGTAGAATATGCCTCGTAATGGATGTAAGAATGCACAATCTACAAGCTTATCCTCTAGGAACTTATTTCGAAAATGTTACAGGAGTAAAT CTCATTAAGATGACAGATCTGCCTCCATTTGCATGTTATGAGTGTACAACACTGATCaagaagtttaataatttccgAGAAAGGTGTTTGAGAGGACAGACTGCTCTCTATGGGATACTACAAACATCTGGGAAG ATATCTACTGAAgatgtaaaacaaattgataGAAATTATTTCCATCTGacatctaattttttattctcaaacataaaaacatgtgAAGACTTTTGTATGAATTATGAAGactcaaagaaaaatattaaaaatgaaccgTTTGAGCAAACGGATAATCTAGAATATAATATAGAATTAGACGTAAATAGTATAAAGCAGGAAAGTAATTTTGATGATTACGCTTCTTTGTCTATGTCCAGTGATGATAATGAACCTTTGTCTTTACATAAAAGTGGTAAAGGAAAGAaagttaaattagttaaaaagaaagcaagaaaaaaaagaaataatggaGAATGTACTGAAATGTCGGAGAACAGTCTTgctgaatttttaattgag ACTGAAGAAAAGGAGTCAGATATTGTACAAAGTCTTTTAGACACGAAACGTAAGAagagaggaagaccaaagaaaaaTGCAAAACCAGTAGAAAAACTCAGGAAATACACGGAACATGAAGAAGAATTGGACGTTGAGGAATATGTTACAGTTATAACACTATcg TTGGAAGAGCAAATAGAAGAAGTCAAGAAACGGAAGACATCAAGCAATTATTTGAATTCAGCGTACAAATGTGATCTTTGCTACAAAGGATTTATACACACTGAGGCATGGAATCATCATCTTAGAAAACATGATCcg aGTGCGGGGGAGATGGAATGTTGTGTTTGCAAGTTCCGCTTCAAGACGAAGCGCATCTTGTTGAAACACACAGCTAACCACGAGAAGAAGTACGCCTGCAAAGCCTGCTCATACGTCTCTAGGACCcc GACACAAGCGAGACAACACCAGCGCTGGCACAAAGGGGTCACCTACAAGTGTCAATACTGTGATGAAATATCCAC taaatgGACGTCGTACTTAAGCCACGTGAGAATTAAGCACCCCTCGCAGCACATCTGTGGCGCCTGCGGGTACTCCTTCGTCAGCTCTCTGGGGCTCGCCATGCACCGCACCATGATGCACAAGGATCTAGACTTG TCAAAAGAGAAGTCTGAGAAGGTGTCAGATGGTGATGAGGTTGATGATAAGGGTCGTTACTGCGCGGATTGTGAGGTGCACTTCATGTCGGAGGAGGCTTGGAAGCGACATCTTGTCACCTCCGTCAAACATGTGCCATCATATATCTTCAA TAACGGATGTCGTGTTTGCGGGGAAATATTCAATAATCCTGAAGAACTACGCATTCACCATAGACAAAAGCACGCTCGAAAGAGACCCACTAACTACGGGAAGAAGCCTTCCAACCATGACAACAAGTGGCCTACTAACTGTGAACAT tGTTCTGAAGAAATACCGAATGCACGCGAGTACTGGGTCCATTTCCGGCGTGTTCACCCTGACAAGACTTACCCCATACCGAAGAACCACATCTGTGACGTCTGCGGCAAAGGTTTTAGG gGTAACGCATTCTTAGCGTACCACAAGCGCACGCACAGCGAGGAGCGAGCTTTCAAATGTCCGCAATGTCCGAAGGCTTTTCACAATCGTATCAACCTGCAGATGCATGCGCGTACGCATTCTGATGCGCGTCCACATCCCTGCACCCTCTGCTGCAAGGCCTTCAAGTGCAAGGCAGCACTTGACAGGCACACCAGG